The genomic interval ATCTTCAGCTCAGTCGACTGACTTGTGGGTCTTTTACGGTGCCTTTGTGTTTAACTACTATGTTGCCCTGTTGAAACTTTAAATGGCCAGTCTGAGCTCTGTATACTTCTGCCTTTGGTTTTGAGCATCAAAGTTGCCTGTCGCTGTAATGTGTTGTACTTACACAGTTCACCCATGTGGGGGTGCACATTGACCATTGGTCTCCTTTGTCTGTATCAGTGTGGGATTGTTACAAGTAATTTTAGTTCAGTGGGAATTAATCGATCAGACGCGTAGTTTTTAAAGcccaaataaaatatatggccatctatttttaaataaaagaatcaTACTCGAGATTAAACTAGTCCATCAGTGGAAGCCAGGAATTGTCACCAACTGTAAAGAAATAGCCTTGTGTTTACAAAAGTGACCTTTGCGTTGGCCTCAGCAGAGATTGCATATGGGTCACTACATGTCTGATAGACTCGGGGGTATCATAACTACGTCACATGCCGTGATTGAGTTGACGTAATCTCATCACAGACATCGGGATGAGTAACTTTCCCAACCCCCTCGGGTGTGTTTGCTCTCAGACTCTGAATCAGTCCTCTGCACACCTGTATGATGTATTCACCTGCATAAAAACGGCTGCTatgaggagggagagacacCTGGACTCACGTCATTATTGGCTTTCAACGTGCTACATCCCATCGTGTTAGAATCTGTTGAGTATTACAGGCAACACTACGTCAAGCGGAAGTTGTGCAATCCCATTAAATCAGAATGATGATGTGATTGGTTGACATTACATCTTATTTTCATTGTGTATTAATGTGCTTAAATGTTCTCACTAACTTGATTGTTTTGTCTAAATTatgttttcaatttgttttgtttttttgtcagagTAACAATACAAAACCCAGAGAAAacgtaatatttatttaaatgtacataaaaagaaaagcaccaaagattattgattcattttcaGCATGAGACCTCTCTGTCAGAAGCTCCCAAACCTCAAACATGCTTTTGCTCATGATCACACTTCATTTTCAACACTAATTACTTCAGGTGTTAGaaaagttactaaatgaaccaGGGAACCAGACTAGCTGAAAGAAATGTCAAGTTTTAGGGTAACTCGCTGCATCTTTGGCCACTGTCGTTTTCCTGACTGGCCAATAGTTACGAGCTCCATCTTTACCAATAGCTCTATAACAAGATTACGGCTGGACTGGAAAAACAATTTGGCATGTGTCACAGCAGAGAGGCTTCTTTTaagaaaatatgtgtttgtgtaaatgtttcttcCTTTTATTATGCTGTTTCTGTGTGGAACTGAAAGAAAAAGGGCTGTAAAGAAATCCCCAGCCTTTCCAAATCTCAGTCCAGTTAAATTATACCCACTGACATTAATATGTAGAGAAGGCAGCAATACTGTCGAGTAAACTGCAACCATCAGACATGGAGCAGATTTAAATCCTGGCGTGTGAAGGGTAGCTGCATATGTTATCTAAAAAACCCCTAGCACCGACATTACGTCACCCCAGTAGCTCATTGTGCTGAGTTTAGCTcctcaaaacttttttttcttcttttcaacaGTGACTCAAAAAAAGTGCGACAGTTTGTCTAGTCCGCTGCATGTCTGGTATGCAGGGTGGGACCGGTGGATCACTCCCACCATTCAGGAATTTGGGACGTTTCCTTCCATATAAGGAGTTTTTGATGTCAATCGCGATCTAAGGAAAAGAAGGGGAAAGGTGGAGTTTAAGATCGATTAACGAAGCGTATAACCAAAGAGTATACGGGAGAAACAAGAGGAGTCATATCTGCGTACTTCCGTGATTGCTGAAATTTATGGCTGAGTAGGttgtttttaataagaaaaacaagccTGTAATATGTGGTATTACTCTATAATGCCATCACTCCAGGCTGCACAGGCCTACGACTTACAGTATATGACtcagtataaaatataaagcttaatgtgtgttaatttagcagaaaagcagcattttaattacGCATGTGGATTGGCACCAGATTGGCATTTCTTCACTTTATACTTCGTCTGTCTAGTTGGCTGTGCGTGCATTAATTTGTGTGACAAAGAACACAACTCTCCATGATGCgatgcaggtgtgtgttgcaCTTGATTTTAAGTGGAGATATACATATGAGGGGGACAATTGCTGAAGCCTTTTTCGTATTATTTTGTTGGACAAAGAATAGTCCACTGAAAACATATTGGGTCTAAAATTGGCCACTGAAAATACCTATCATGAGTAAGAATTGAATTGTAGAAAGTTACCTCCTCCAGTTGGctaaaaaacatcaaatcaaaacatAATAGGCCTATTATACATATTGTGGGCCCTCTTTAGATAAGGGAACTTTAAATTATCAACTTTTTTCAACAGCCTTCTTGAGTAATTTATCCTAATCCAATTCACACGGAAAGAAACcgtatatttgtatttcattctaGTAAAAGTTAACCTGTTGAATAAGGACAGGCACCACACACATGCCTACATACATTTTCGCGCGCTTGTATTGTCACGGTCAACTCTCGGCAGGGAACTATCTTGACTCGCATCGACACTCTTTGGCAGTAGCCGTGGGAGCGCTGTAATTGGCGGCCGTGGAAGCGAAAGGAAGTATTTAGTTCACTGCGAGGTTTCATTGGAAGAGAAAGTCGAAGATTATTCAGAGTAGTGTTTATCATCAAGTAGtagtctattttattttttaccccaCTAGAAAAAGCACAACTCTTTGACAATGTCTTTTAACAAGGGTCCTGCCTTCGGATTATCAGCGGAAATCAAAAACAAGGTAGgtgcaaatattttttatatcctATTATTTAAGGGAAGTTGTAGTGAACTTTTTTCCATTGTGATTTAAGCGAACACCGGAGTCACCTGGCCTCCATTTTGATACGCGTGCTTAGGTCAGGTACTCAGAGGTGGATGGGCAACGATGTCAAGAGagatttaaaagtgttttttaaataataaactgactgCAAAAATGTTCACACTCAACGAAAGTTTTATGAAAATTATAAAAGTGTGTATCCATCTTTGAGTTTTACTTCTTGAAAAGCAGAATATTGATTTTTTCTCATGCAGGAGACAAAGTTGAACTCGGGCTATGGGCGTTGCCCCTCTTGGCGAAGAAGTGTGTCGTTGTGGCAAAATAGTTGACCCCCTAtccaacattttatttccccCGTGAAGCTTGTTGCCCGGCGTTGTGACGCGCATTAGCAATGTCATTCACCCGTTAGTCCCGAGAGTGGATGTCATTCATCCTCTTTATTCCCCTtcttgtgtctttaaaaaatatacgTTCCTTTTAAACAGCAAGCTTCCCCCTTGTGGTGTCATGCTGCTTCACTTCATACAACTTCTCTTAGAATCATGTCAGATCAGTAGAGATTttcttagtttagtttttacCCTGCAAAGTAAGTCCTTGTGTAGACTGAAGTGACACAAAGCAAACAGTCTGTATCATGTCTAACCTCTTGAGTGTGGCCTTGATGAGGAAAGCACCTTGTTTATTTAGACCTGCATGCACACCCGGATCCACTTAAAATACTTGCGCTGATGCTGGAGATTACTTTCCTGACCACGTTATTGTGCGTCACACTGAGCTGTATAACCATGGGaactttcccttttctttttttaaagaaaaacgttttttaacTGTAATATTGTGCATTCATTTATTACTAGTAATGCACAAGGTGATTTATCTTGGCCATCATTTTCTTGCCTGCTTTGTTCTCCTGTCTTACTAAAAGGGAAGCTAATCTTCCATAGAGATAAATGTTATGCTCGCATACATAGTTTCTTTAACGCACCTTTTCCCTTACTCTGCATTCCTTGTATGGGAGAGAAAAGGTCATGTCCCCTCTTTAAACCTCTAGAGAACAATATGTGCTGGACTTAAAGAAAACACGTAAATTTCCTCTGTCTGTTACCAGTGATGTCCTTGAAGGAGGGTGGGTTTAGATGGCCAAAAAAGATGCTGACTTGAGTGGTATTTCCTGCCGTCAGTGACATAGCCTCCTCCGTGAAATGTGAGGCATTTAAAGAttgacgcccccccccccccccccccccttttttttaacttttgctTCATAGATCTAGAAAAGTTTAAAACCCGTGAACTCAAAGTTGACCAGCAGCAATAAGCAGCACTCTGTATTCATTCATTGGATCAACACAGTTCTGCTCCCTCGCTGCTTCATTCAAACCGCTGTGGGGTAAATTCCTTGCGTTCAGCTTGTCTCTGTAAATTACATCTGTAGGACTTTTTGTGGGTAATTAAAATGgctagtattttttttttttttatatgggGATAACTGAatgaaggaaatgtaattaGAAGACAGACATTCCTTAAGAGTACAACCAGCTGTGCGGCCAGCCTCTATGTACATGGTAGGTTAAACTCTGCCGTTCAGCTTCTCGAAGCTCTCGGGAAAGGGAGAGATTGTTAGCTGGTTGTTGGTTTACATGCACATATCTCAGTCAACACTCTATCCTTtactggaggaggagaaatcTTTACCCATTTGTCAGgaattgttttttcttaaattTCTGCTTTACGGATTTATCTGTTTACGTAATATGATGCTCTTCCTGAATGGCCTCTTTCAGAGCCAGCTTAGCACTTTCTCACACTTCTGTcatcaataaaataaagaaatcctgTAAATCAAACTAACACCTCAATGTGACGCCCTCacaagaaagtgtgtgtgtcctttttttttatatatatatatatatatatatacagtgctaaacaaagacaaaagccCCTCTGTAGCTGTAGCATACTACACTGAGGCAAAGTGAAACTCAGGGCTGACCATGAAACCTTATCAGATGCAGTCATAATAAACTTAAGGACAAACGTTATCATGTGTGGATGCGGCTCAGTTATCagtatataaatactgtgtgtggGAGGTCATTTGGGACAGGAAGATATTTTTCTAATCTGGTAACAAAGAAGAAGTCAAACTCTATGAATGCATTGACTGTTTAACAAATCACCACCTGGCTATTATTGCTGCCCGTGGAGCACATGTGACCTTTTGACCTCCGTCCAACCAGATCGCCCAGAAGTACGACACTCAGAAAGAGGAGGAGCTCAGGGATTGGATTGAAGACGAAACCGGCGCTTCCATCGGCCCAGACTTCCAGAAAGGCCTGAAGAATGGAATCATTTTGTGCACGTAAGCAGAGATCACAGATTGTCCGTTGCACCATGAGGACCTTTATCATCCGTTTTGTTATGTACAGTggttttaaaaaccttttttaatatttccctttttgCTCTTACAGCCTTATGAACAAACTTTCCCCAGGCTCTGTGAAAAAGATCAACCAGTCGACACTAAACTGGCATCAGGTGAGTTAATTCATGACTCTAACGCCAATTAAGGGTGCAGCAAAATGAATGGCCTTTGTTAGCGCTGGTTCGTTGACACTGGTGATGACGTTTCCTGCATTTTAGAGACTTGTGTTTGGCGATGGTTAACAAATGGCTCCTTGTgcttttgaatgttttctacCAGTTAGGATGTCAGTACATTGAATCAGCGGCAGCTTCTTTTGCTTTTACAGCCACAGCTTAGAGTTGTTTCTGAAACCGGTTTCAGCAGTAGGTCACAGTAAACGCACTCCCTCATTCTGACTCCCTCCGGCTGAATGTTTGCGAACCCAAACGGCTTCAGGACgccttttttaaataagaaaattaaatgaaaacggAACTAGTCACACCTCCTTCGTTCGTTGTTGATCTTGTTTTAACTTGGTGTGATTTTAGCTGGAGAACTTGACGACCTTCATCAAAGCCACCACAGTGTTTGGTCTGAAGCCTCATGACATCTTCGAAGCCAACGACCTGTTTGAGAATGGCAACATGACGCAGGTCCAGTCAACGCTGCTCGCACTCGCTAGCATGGTGAGTCTTAAAAATCCACCCCTAGTGGTGGAAGTAATGTTGTCCTCTCATCTGTATCAAAGAAagttacttttttgttttatattgagTGGTTGGATTTTAGTATATCCACCATGACAACCGTGTCTTTTCTCTCAGGCCAAGACCAAGGGCTGCACCACACGGGTGGATATCGGGGTGAAGTACGCTGACAAGCAGGAGAGGATGTTTGATGATGCGAAGATGAAGGCAGGACAGTGCGTCATCGGCCTACAGGTATTGTTTACTGGGTCAACAGGGTTTAAAATGTGAAGTTCAGTTTTAGATCTGAATCTAACTCACTTTAACTGATAAAACCAGCAGATGctgaacacactgtacacacagcCTAAGATCTCCATACCATCGCATTCTTTCATTTAAGtcacttcttctttcttt from Cottoperca gobio chromosome 17, fCotGob3.1, whole genome shotgun sequence carries:
- the cnn2 gene encoding calponin-2; protein product: MSFNKGPAFGLSAEIKNKIAQKYDTQKEEELRDWIEDETGASIGPDFQKGLKNGIILCTLMNKLSPGSVKKINQSTLNWHQLENLTTFIKATTVFGLKPHDIFEANDLFENGNMTQVQSTLLALASMAKTKGCTTRVDIGVKYADKQERMFDDAKMKAGQCVIGLQMGTNKCASQAGMNAYGTRRHLYDPKAQIQLPMDNTTISLQMGTNKGASQAGMTAPGTRRAIYDQKMGTDKCDNSTMSLQMGYSQGANQSGQNFGLGRQIYDAKYCPKAGEVADEQNGAAVAREFIPDLQDEGYQGYQEEEQVYKEDGTD